DNA sequence from the Microcoleus sp. AS-A8 genome:
TCTGGGCTGTGCCTACCGTGATCGCATTCGAGGAGACCGAGCGCAGAATTTGGAACAAGCGATCGCCTGTTATCAAAGAGCATTGCAAGTGCGTACCCCGGAGACAGTGCCAACAGATTGGGCTATGACCGAATGGCACTTAGTTAAGCGCGATCGCCAACCGTCATCCCTGCCGTGCTTAACTTTCACGCTCCCGTAGAAAAAGCCTCTGACCTCCAGTCAAACTGGAACAGAAACTTAGAG
Encoded proteins:
- a CDS encoding tetratricopeptide repeat protein, yielding MWGVAQNNLGCAYRDRIRGDRAQNLEQAIACYQRALQVRTPETVPTDWAMTEWHLVKRDRQPSSLPCLTFTLP